From a single Bacillus solimangrovi genomic region:
- a CDS encoding chemotaxis protein CheX yields the protein MSLSEKITHVLNGTIDSVNTIIPAKLDISKPSMTTQPLQQSSIGVLIGMTGDVRGRIVIVSDEPTLSNVGELMFGMPLEGEMLQSFTGELGNMLAGNIATNISSKGMTTDITPPTVMVGETKMYGFDRAFRVPVKVEDKGELHIILMLEPDNKH from the coding sequence ATGTCACTTAGTGAAAAAATCACCCATGTCTTAAATGGCACAATTGATTCAGTAAATACAATTATACCTGCTAAATTAGATATTTCTAAACCATCTATGACTACCCAACCACTTCAACAATCGTCAATAGGAGTATTAATAGGAATGACAGGTGATGTGAGAGGGAGAATCGTCATTGTAAGTGATGAACCAACATTAAGCAATGTCGGGGAGTTAATGTTCGGAATGCCTCTCGAAGGTGAAATGCTTCAATCCTTTACAGGTGAACTCGGAAATATGCTTGCTGGAAATATCGCAACTAATATTTCTAGTAAAGGAATGACAACAGACATCACACCTCCTACTGTCATGGTCGGTGAAACAAAAATGTATGGATTTGATCGAGCGTTCCGTGTACCGGTCAAGGTTGAAGATAAAGGTGAATTACATATCATTTTAATGCTTGAGCCAGATAATAAACATTAA
- a CDS encoding beta-class carbonic anhydrase, producing the protein MSRLQDILSYNKQFIEEKKYEQYETSKLPDKKIVILSCMDTRLVELLPKAMNIGNGDVKMIKNAGAMITDSYGSIMRSILVAVYELQAEEVFVIGHYDCGMTGLHADKLLEKAKKGNFTDEKQKSLEGSGVDLKTWLKGFDSPEENVRHSVQQIHQHPLFPTDIPVHGLIIEPNTGRLDLVIDGDRK; encoded by the coding sequence GTGAGTAGACTTCAAGACATTTTATCTTACAATAAACAATTTATTGAGGAAAAAAAATACGAGCAATATGAAACATCAAAGCTACCAGATAAAAAAATTGTTATTTTATCGTGTATGGATACTCGATTGGTGGAGCTATTACCGAAAGCGATGAATATTGGAAATGGCGATGTAAAAATGATCAAAAATGCTGGAGCGATGATTACTGATTCATATGGCAGTATAATGCGAAGTATTTTAGTAGCAGTTTATGAATTACAAGCTGAAGAAGTATTTGTGATCGGTCATTATGATTGTGGTATGACAGGATTACATGCTGATAAACTGTTAGAGAAGGCGAAAAAAGGTAATTTTACAGATGAGAAACAGAAGTCATTAGAAGGTTCTGGAGTCGATTTAAAGACATGGCTGAAAGGATTTGATTCTCCGGAAGAGAATGTACGTCATTCTGTTCAACAAATTCATCAACATCCGCTATTTCCAACTGACATTCCTGTTCATGGACTTATCATTGAGCCGAATACAGGTAGACTTGATTTAGTTATAGATGGAGATAGAAAATAG